Proteins encoded together in one Bactrocera neohumeralis isolate Rockhampton chromosome 4, APGP_CSIRO_Bneo_wtdbg2-racon-allhic-juicebox.fasta_v2, whole genome shotgun sequence window:
- the LOC126755808 gene encoding uncharacterized protein LOC126755808 codes for MFCSEETATASEGLDANKDIMAKLDLILEKQLNLESRLDKLEENIINKTDVMAHHKIVRETKVLVKKVQQTVCRISGESCEDFHTELAVLMPMQTLDAVFDLEEKILEKKL; via the exons ATGTTTTGCTCTGAAGAAACTGCAACTGCTTCCGAGGGCTTAGATGCAAACAAAG ATATAATGGCCAAGTTagatttaattttggaaaagcaATTGAACTTGGAAAGTCGCCTGGACAAATTGGAAGAAAAC atAATTAATAAAACTGATGTCATGGCCCACCACAAAATCGTGCGAGAGACGAAAGTCCTAGTAAAAAAGGTGCAGCAGACAGTGTGCCGCATCTCGGGAGAAAGTTGCGAAGACTTTCACACCGAACTGGCAGTTCTTATGCCAATGCAGACCTTGGATGCGGTCTTTGATTTGGAGGAGaagatattagaaaaaaaattatga